One part of the Malus sylvestris chromosome 2, drMalSylv7.2, whole genome shotgun sequence genome encodes these proteins:
- the LOC126594312 gene encoding protein NONRESPONDING TO OXYLIPINS 2, mitochondrial-like has product MASCKVISRLSSRLQPFTRNRTNKSPASELSQLKSSLLSAASAPVRRISGLSRLPVELGSMMPLHSAVASARLISSLSIDSQNWGLVPQGISMPL; this is encoded by the exons ATGGCGTCCTGCAAAGTTATCTCTAGGTTATCCTCCCGATTACAGCCCTTCACGCGCAATCGCACCAATAAGTCGCCGGCATCCGAGCTCTCTCAGCTCAAGTCGAGCCTTCTCTCTGCTGCCTCCGCACCTGTCCGACGCATTTCTGGTCTTTCCAG GTTACCAGTGGAGTTGGGATCAATGATGCCGTTGCACAGCGCGGTGGCTTCGGCGCGGTTGATATCGAGCTTGTCGATTGACTCTCAGAACTGGGGATTAGTTCCTCAAG GGATTTCAATGCCTTTATGA